From Lagopus muta isolate bLagMut1 chromosome 12, bLagMut1 primary, whole genome shotgun sequence, one genomic window encodes:
- the NOB1 gene encoding RNA-binding protein NOB1 has product MARVPHVVADAGAFLSGAALQDVAQSVYTVPEVLAEIRDRRARRRLAALPYELHLRRPRADFVRTVTEFAKRTGDFPSLSAADLQVLALTCQLQAETAGPGSVRLQPPDKVRLSSSPRHPEATLHLAGFHLPAKHKRLRKGQQQQHSPNSSTELPDSAEFGSFLFWRPPLPSIEDELQEMLKTHSISSSSVATDECQSSEDGDGAEEEEDEEEESDDDSEGWITPSNLKQVQQDTGHCDTVPADVQVGCVTTDFSMQNVLLQMGLHVLAVNGMLIRQARSHILRCHGCFRTTSDMTKVFCPHCGNKTLKKVAVSVSEDGSLHMHFSRNPKVLNPRGLRYPLPAPQGGKHANNPHLVEDQPFPQQRLSRKARQKTNVFDPDYIAGVSPFAENDIYSRAANLQIRDMALGAGRRRLNPNAVTKKFVKRR; this is encoded by the exons ATGGCGCGGGTACCGCATGTCGTGGCTGACGCCGGCGCGTTTCTGAGCGGCGCCGCGCTGCAG GACGTGGCGCAGAGTGTGTACACCGTGCCCGAAGTGCTGGCCGAGATCCGGGACCGGCGGGCGCGGCGCCGCCTGGCCGCGCTGCCCTACGAGCTGCATCTCCGTCGCCCGCGGGCCGACTTCGTGCGGACGG TCACCGAATTCGCCAAGCGCACCGGGGACTTCCCCAGCCTGTCGGCCGCCGACCTGCAGGTGTTGGCGCTCACCTGCCAGCTGCAGGCCGAGACCGCGGGGCCGGGCAGCGTCCGTCTGCAGCCCCCGGACAAG GTGCGGCTCAGCTCCAGCCCGCGGCACCCCGAGGCCACGCTGCACCTCGCCGGCTTCCACCTGCCTGCCAAG CACAAGCGCCTGCGGAAgggccaacagcagcagcacagccccaacagcagcacagagctgcccgACAGCGCCGAGTTTGGCTCCTTCCTCTTCTGGAGGCCACCCCTGCCCAGCATCGAGGATGAGCTCCAGGAGATGTTG aaaacacacagcatctccagcagctcagtggcCACCGATGAGTGCCAGAGCTCGGAGGATGGGGATGGTGCcgaggaggaagaggatgaggaggaggagagtgATGATGACAGCGAGGGCTGGATAACGCCAAGCAACCTCAAGCAGGTCCAGCAGGACACGGGGCACTGTGACACTGTGCCTGCCGACGTGCAGGTCGGCTGTGTCACCACAGACTTCTCCATGCAG aatgtgctgctgcagatgggCCTCCACGTGCTGGCAGTGAATGGCATGCTGATCCGCCAGGCCCGGAGCCACATCCTGCGCTGCCATGGCTGCTTCAG GACAACTTCAGACATGACCAAGGTCTTCTGCCCTCACTGCGGTAACAAGACATTGAAGAAAGTTGCAGTGAGCGTCAGTGAGGATGGGAGCCTCCACATGCACTTCTCCCGCAACCCCAAGGTGCTGAACCCACGGGGACTCAGG TATCCGCTGCCAGCGCCACAGGGAGGGAAGCATGCCAACAACCCGCACCTGGTGGAGGACCAGCCCTTCCCACAGCAGCGGCTATCCCGCAAGGCCAGGCAGAAGACCAACGTCTTCGACCCCGACTACATTGCAGGGGTCTCTCCCTTTGCAGAAAATGATATCTACAGTCGCGCAGCCAACCTGCAAATCCGGGACATGGCACTGGGTGCTGGTAGGAGGCGCCTGAACCCCAACGCTGTGACAAAGAAATTTGTGAAGAGAAGATGA
- the NQO1 gene encoding NAD(P)H dehydrogenase [quinone] 1: MAGRKALIVLAHPEKTSFNHAMAAAASSALRNKGWEVTISDLYAIGFNAVLSRRDITGPPKNPEHFVYEMEMGHAWKEGRLSSDIVTEQKKIEAADLVIFQFPLQWFGMPAILKGWFDRVFVDGFAYSLASMYDQGPFQKKKAMLSLTTGGMGSMYSPSGINGDMNVLLWPMQRGTLHFCGFQVLAPQIFYSVRYASPEARAQMLSAWKSRLAAVEQEKPLSFVPNSCFEMSLAGGFVLKREVLAQQEGQQHGLSVGQHLGKAVPLNEQLQAQK, from the exons ATGGCAG GCCGCAAGGCGCTCATCGTGCTGGCGCACCCCGAGAAAACCTCTTTCAACCAcgccatggcagcagcagccagcagcgcGCTGCGTAACAAGGGCTGGGAAGTCACCATCTCAGACCTCTATGCCATCGGGTTCAATGCCGTGCTCTCACGGCGCGACATCACCG GGCCCCCCAAGAACCCCGAGCACTTTGTCTACGAGATGGAGATGGGGCATGCATGGAAGGAGGGACGCCTCAGCAGCGACATCGTCACCGAGCAGAAGAAGATTGAAGCGGCCGACCTGGTCATCTTCCAG TTCCCACTGCAGTGGTTTGGGATGCCAGCCATCCTCAAGGGCTGGTTCGACCGCGTTTTCGTCGACGGCTTCGCCTATTCCTTGGCCAGCATGTACGACCAGGGGCCCTTCCAG aagaaaaaagccatgcTGTCACTCACCACCGGCGGGATGGGGTCCATGTACAGCCCCAGCGGCATCAACGGCGACATGAACGTGCTGCTGTGGCCCATGCAG CGGGGGACTCTGCACTTCTGCGGCTTCCAGGTTCTGGCGCCCCAGATTTTCTACAGCGTGCGCTACGCGAGTCCTGAGGCGCGGGCACAGATGCTGAGTGCATGGAAGAGCCGCCTGGCAGCCGTGGAGCAGGAGAAGCCCCTCAGCTTCGTCCCCAATAGCTGCTTCGAGATGAGCCTGGCCGGCGGCTTCGTTCTGAAGCGCGAGGTGCTGGCGCAGCAGGAGGGGCAGCAGCACGGCCTGTCGGTGGGGCAGCATCTGGGCAAGGCTGTGCCCCTCAACGAGCAGCTCCAGGCCCAGAAGTAG